The Petrotoga mobilis SJ95 genomic sequence AGGGAAATTATTATGAATTCAGCTAAACGAAAAAATTTAAGTAAAGTTGGGAACCCTCCTGGAGAGCTTATTTACACAGGAAAATTAGAACCATCAAACGCAATCATCAACGTTTTTTCGTATGATCAACACTCTTATAATCTAAATGAAAATGTCGACCTTGACCTTATAAAAACCCTAGATAAAAACCAAATACACTGGATCGATTTTGAAAACGTCTCTGACTCAAATCAATTAAAAGCCATTGGCGAAATCTTTGATATTCACAAGTTAACCTTAGAGGATATAATTAATGTCAATCAAAGAACTAAGATCGAGTTCTATGATTCTTACACATTTTTAGTCATAAAATTAATCTCCGATTCAAGCGAAAAGCTAGAATTTAGACAACTCAGTATAATTATACAAGGAAACATAATGATTAGTTTCTCAGAAGAAAAGAATTTTGCCACAAATTTGTTAAAAACACAGCTCAAGACAAACGCAGGAGATATAAGGAAAAAAGACGTAGGTTACTTAACCTTCTCTTTAATGGATATAGTAGTTGATAGTTACTTATCAAAATTAAATAACTATATTTCACATACGGAAGAAATTGATGAAAAAATCACAGAAGAGATTGAAGAAGAGCATTTTATAAAAATAAAGAAAATCAAGCAGGAAATATTAAGGTTCCGAAGATTTGTATTCCCTTTAAAAGACATACTCTTTCAAATACAAAAAAAAGAAAAGGGATTCGTAAATGAAAGTAATGAGGTATACTTTATCGACCTTTACGATCATACCATAAGGATAAACGAATCTATCGATTTATTGAGAGAGAATTTAAATAACTTAACAGAGATTTACTTGTCGATAGTGAGCAACCGTTTAAATGAAATAATGAGAATACTCACCATAATATCAACTATTTTCATCCCACTAACTTTTATAGCGGGAATATACGGCATGAATTTTGAGAATATGCCAGAACTGCATTGGAAATTTGGCTATTTCCTAATCTTAGGTATCATGGCGACTATAGCTGTGATTATGATAATTATATTCAAAAAGAAAAAATGGTTTTGAATTACAAATACCTATAAGGGGGCTAATTACATGAAGGAAAGTATAATTAAAAAAGTAGAAGAATTAAAAGAAGAAATTATTGAAAGTTCAAAAAAGTTCATATCAATTGACTCTGTCAACCCACGTGCGGGAGGACCTGGAGAAAAGGAAGCTGCAGAATGGCTGGAATCTTTGATTAAAGGCTGGAATTTTGATGAAATTAAAAGATACGACGCTCCAGACGATGCTGTTGAATATGGATACAGGCCAAACATTGTTGCAACCTATAAAGGTCAAAATCCACAAAGAACTATTTGGTTTGTAACGCACATGGACAAGGTACCTGCTGGTGATATCAAATTGTGGGAAACAGATCCTTTTCAACCGGTAGTAAAAGACGGAAAGATTTTTGGAAGGGGAAGCGAAGACAATGGAGCCTCTTTAATATCAACATTATATGCCGTGAAAAGTATTATGGATTTAAAAGTGAGGCCAAAAAACAACATTGCCTTAGCTTTGGTTTCAGATGAAGAAACGGGTTCAGAATTTGGAATAAAATACTTATTAAAACAAGGATTATTTAAAGAAGGGGATTGGTTCTACGTACCAGATGCCGGGGAATCTGATGGAAGCTTCATCGAAGTTGCGGAAAAATCGATTATGTGGTTAAAAATAACAACTATTGGAAAACAAGGCCATGCATCTATGCCCAATATCTCCATTAACGCCCATAGAGCTGGTATGGATTTTGCAATTGCAGCGGATAAATATTTCCACGAAAATTATAACCTACAAGACGACCTCTTTAATTATCCTTACTCTTCTTTTGAACCAACAAAGAAAGTATCAAATGTTGAAAATATAAATACCATTCCCGGCACTGATATCATATATTTCGATGGAAGAATTCTTCCAAATTATGACGTTGAACAAATAATAAACAACCTTAAAAACCTGTCAAAAGAATACGAGAATAAATGGAATGTCAAAATAATAATTGAAGGGGAACATATTGAAAAATCAACAAAACCCACTCCAAAAGACCACCCCTGTGTAGAAATGTTGAAAGAAAGTATAAGGGACCTTAGAAATATAGAAGCTGAAGTTGGTGGAATAGGTGGAGGTACCTGTGCAGCGATAGTCCGTGGGGCAGGGTTTCCTGCTGCTGTTTGGTCAACAATTGATGGAACAGCACATCAACCTAACGAATACGTGAAAATTGACAATTTAATTAAAGATACCCAAGTTTTCGCATACCTTATGAATAATTTATAATTATTGTTTTTAGTCTTACAGATTATATTGGGGGTTGTATGATGTATGTAAAATTATGGCAAAATGATACTTTTCAAGCAATTGAATATACCGAAACCTTGCAAAAAGCCTTTGATAAAATAAGCAGTGAAGAAGAAAATTTGGTCGTTGTGAGACGAGATGGGACTCTGTACAACCTCATTACTTTCAACGATATAACAACTACATTTTCTTCTTATGGCTTAGATACGAAATTAATAGAAATATTAGATCCTACCGACTCTTTTTTATTTGACACTGACTTATTAGAAGATGCTCTAGTTTTGATGTTAGAAAACAGAGCTAGAGTTTTACCCGTTGTTAACAATGAAATGCGCCCTGTAGGAATCTTTGGACTTTTTGAAGTTTTAAAAGCCTTTAAAACCATCTCAGCTATTGATGAAACAGGAACACGAGCTTTAATAAAGATAAATGACGTTCCTGGTGAACTCGGCAAACTCTTGAGCATATTTGCGAATCGAAAAATCAACCTTCTCTCTCTAATGACCGCCAAAATAAGTGACGAAAAGAGAATGATCAGTCTCAAATTAGGCATTAAAAATATCGACCTCATTTCTGATATATTGGACGAAGAAAATATAGAGTATGAAGGTATATACGAAGAAAATGGAGACAAAGACAGGTAAAAAAGCGGGGTGAAAGGGCGAAGCCCTCTCTACCTTTCCTTACGGGTGGGGAGCGGGGTGAAAGGGCAAAGCCCTACTCCACCTTTCCTTATGGGCGGGGAGCGGGGCGAAGGGGCGCTAAAACAAGTTTTTAGAATCTTTAAAGAAAAGACAGAATTACTCACTAGGAGGCGATACATATTATGAAAATAGCTTACGTATCCTACGAAGTCTCTCCATTTGCTAAAGCTGGAGGCTTGGCAGACGTAGCTGGAGCCTTACCAAAATATATTAAAAATGCAGGAGAAGATATATACGTTGTGATGCCTTTTCATAAAAACATAGAAAATAATTATGATATTTCTAAATTTGAGGTTGTAAAAACAGGCTTAATACCTGATTCTCATACACATAAATCTCCTTTCAGTGTTTATAAAAGTTATTTAGAAGGTTCCTCTGTAGTAATTTATTTCATAAAAACCGATTCTCTCTATGATTCAAAAAACATATATGATGAAGAAAATATCTTTTTGAAGACTTCATACTTCTGTGATTCTGCTTTAAAAACTATAAAAGAATGCGAACCCGACACAAACGTTATCAACATAAACGACTGGCACACTTCTCTTATACCTGTATATCTAAAAACCCATTATTTACAAGACAACATTTTAAAAAAGATAGCAACAATATTAACTATTCACAACATAGGTTATCAAGGACTTTTTAACCCTGAAGTATTAAATCAGGCTGGATTACCAAATTACCTCTTCAACATGAACGCTCTGGAATATTATGGAAAAGTAAATGTGTTGAAAGGCGGAATTTTGTTCAGTAATATAATAAATACCGTGAGTCCCACGTATGCAAAAGAAATACAAAGCGAAGAATACGGTTATGGGCTAGAAGGTATATTAAAGGTTCGATCTGAGGATTTGTTTGGTATATTAAACGGCATTGACTATAGCATTTATGACCCCTTAAAAGATCCTCATATTTTTCATCCCATTGAATCATACGAAGACAAGTTAAAAAATAAAACAAGTTTACAGGAATACTTAGGGCTCACTAAGGATGAAAATATAACCCTGATCTCTTTTATTGGTAGGCTCTTTGAGCAAAAAGGAATCGATTTAATTTCAAAAATAATGGACTTATTGTTACTCAATGATATTCAATTTGTGCTATTAGGAACAGGAGATAAAAAATATGAAGAATACTTTGTTACGTTGACAAAGCTTTATCCTAAAAAGATATCCATAAACATAACCTTCGATGTTGATTTAGCTCAAAAGATATACGCAGGATCTGATATATTTTTGATGCCCTCTAAGTATGAACCATGTGGATTAGGCCAAATGTACTCAATGAGATACGGTACCGTTCCTGTTGTAAGATACACTGGAGGGTTGAAAGATACCGTCTCAGAATACAACCCTAAAGATAAAAAAGGAACAGGGTTTGGGTTTCATGAATACAAAGAAGCGGATTTATTATACACTTTAATGAAAGCCATATACTTTCACCAAAAAAGGAAAGATGATTGGACAAATATTTTTGAAAACTGTATGAAAGAAGACTTCTCTTACGAAAAAACCGCCAAGAAATACATCGAATTATACAAAATTGCCCTTGACAAAAAACGAGGTTACTGAAATGATGGAATTGAGAAAAGATCCTATAATAAAAAGATGGGTTATAATATCTTCCGAACGATCGAAAAGACCCATGGATTTCAAAAAACAACAGCCAAAATCAGAAGACTCATTCTGCCCTTTTGATTATGGAAATGAATACAGTACCCCGGAAGAAATAATAGCCTTTAGAGATGCTAACTCTACTCCAAACTCCCCAGGATGGTGGGTTCGTGTTGTTCCAAATAAATTTCCAGCACTCCACTCTGAAAACGAACTCAAAAAACAAGGTATCGGGATATATGACCAAATGTCTGGCTATGGATATCATGAAGTCATTATAGAAACTCCACAACATAACGCAAAATTTGCAGATATGCCAATAGATCAAATAAAAGAAATAATATGGGCTTACATAAAAAGGTTCCAAACAATAAGAAAAGATAAAAGAATAAAATACGTTCAAATATTCAAAAACAAAGGAGAAGAAGCTGGTGCTTCCCTTTTACATCCGCACTCACAACTCATTGCTACTCCTATCGTTCCTATTACGATTAAATCCGAAATAGAAGGCTCCAAATCTTATTATGACTTTCGAGAAAGATGTGTCTATTGTGACATAATAAGCCAAGAGTTAAAGGACAAACAAAGGGTAGTTTTCAAAACAGATGAGTTCATTGTTATAGAACCTTACGCCTCCAGATTTCCATACGAAACATGGTTACTTCCACTAAAACATTCACATGACTTCGGATCCTTAGAAAACAAACCGACATTAGTTGAAGATCTAGCAAAAACCATTTCTATTATAACCAAAAGGTTTGATAAAAAACTCGACGATCCCCCATTTAATTTATTCATACACACTTCACCGTTTATAGACGGAGTGGAACTATATTATCATTGGCATATAGAAATATTACCTAGATTAACTAATGTTGCTGGTTTTGAATGGGGTACAGGCTTTCATATAAACCATGTTTCTCCCGAACAAGCCTGCAGTGACCTTATAGAAGAAAAAGACATTCTTTGAAAACGGGGGGGAACGAAATGATAGACTTAAAAGATATATTTTACGAATTTTCTTCGAGAAATGCCTTGGAATTAATTAGAAAAATCTCTGGTTTTCACAGAGCAAAAGGTAGCTTGGAATATTCCAAAGCGAGGGAGATAATTCAAAATTATTTGAAAAATTCAACTTTGCTTACCTTCCCTATGGACAAAACTTACAACACATGGCAAAGTCCTCCAAGTTGGAATCTAAACGGAGGCTTTTTAAAATATCAAAATGGAAAATACATCGTCTCTGATCTTTCTCTAACACCTATCTCGGCAATATTCTTATCAGATAAAACTGACGGTGTAGAGAAACTGGAAGTCTTCGATGTAGGAAAGGGAGAAACAGAGGAAGACTACAAAAATTTTGAACCGGGAAATGCGGTATTGGCTGATGGTAATCCCACCCTAGTCTACCACTATGCTATAGAAAAATTCAACGCAAGATGTGTCCTCAGTTATTATATGAAAGCTCAAGACAAATCCATAGGAAGAACTCCGAATCTTTTACCTGATACCATTAATTATACTTCTTTCCCAAGTTTTAAAAATAAGTACGCCTATGGTTACGCATTATCTTACGATCAATTTCAAGAATTAAGGGAAAAGCTTAAAAAAGAAAAAGTTTACATAGAAGCCTTTTTGGATGCAGATCAAGGAACAAATACCCTAGAAGTCTTACAAGAAAATATAGGTAAAGATACCGACCAACCAGCTATTATTTTAACTGCTCATCTGTGTCATCCAAAACCGGGAGCTAACGACAATGCAAGCGGCTCTGCACTACTGTCAGAAGTAATGAGAGTATTAGAAAAATTCCAAAATCACTTAAACAGAAAAATTATTGGTCTTTGGGTAGCAGAGATGTACGGTACAGCTGCTTATTTAACAACAGAATTTCCAAAAAACGCTTATGTTATAAACTTAGATATGGTTGGGGAAGATCAATTTAAAACAGGATCAACTCTTAAATTAACTCCTTCCCCTTGGGCAATACCATCTTTTTTAGGAGAACTTCTTTACGTGAACTTAGAATATCCTGCTTTTAGATTATCTTTCGAAAGATATTCAGGAGGTTCGGACCATTACATGTTTTCAGATCCAAACTTGGGAATACCGGCTGTGTCATTAACGAATTGGCCAGATAGGTATTACCATTCAAGTGACGACACGGTTGATAATTGTTCAAAAAATACCCTTGACTGGATAGGAAAAGCCGTTTTAAAAACTATCTACGACTTAGACAATATGAGTCAAGAAGTTTCGGCACAAGTAAAAGGCAAAATTATAAACAATCATTTCAAGCTAGCCAATGTTCAAAGCAAACTCATCACCAATTATGTAAATTATATGACGTACCTAAAACTACAGCAACTCTCTAAATATGGAGACGTTGAAGAAGAATTAATTGAATTTTTTAAGGAAAAAATTGACTTTAATTTGATCCCTTCACAAAAAAGAAAGATAAGAAAAAATATTGGGCCAATTTCTGATTCGTGGTACAATATCGAAGATATAAAATGGATGAACCAAGTTAGAGAAAAAGTACCTAACTTTAGAGATTTCTTAGATATATTTTTGAACGTATTTGAACTAGGATTTTCAAAAGAAGAAGCTATTTTAATAGCAAAAGCAGAGTTGGGAATTGAGGAAGATTTAAAGGCAGAAGTCGAACATTATCTGCAAAGATTAAAAGAAGAAAAATTAATAGAAAGTAGCCTGTAAAAACACTATCTATAAAGTCTTAAAGTTTTTAAAAACCATATATTTTTTAGACCGGAGGAGGATTTATCTATTATGTTCACAAAGACGCAGTTAACGCAATACACTACTTTGTACAGAAGTGGCAAACCTTTTAAAACTGGGGCGGTGATAGTTGACTTAGAAAGCAACGATTTCCAACAGAACGATACTATCCCGTATTTCCAAATTGAAGAAGAAAACAACAAAATAAATTTCATATACAAGATGTCAAAAGAAGATGTTGTATATGGATTAGGAGAAACTTTAGGGGCATTGAACAAAAGAGGTAAAATATACAGATTCTACAACACTGATGATCCTGAACATACCCCTGAAAAAATGTCTTTATATGGTTCTCACCCTTTTATGATCTTGGATGGAAAAAATACTTTCGGATTGTTCATTGATTATCCTTCCGAAATTATCTTTGACATAGGTTTTACAGATAAAGATATTTTAAAGATAACCGTCCCTTCAAAAGATTTTGATTTGTATATCTTTGATTCTGATGAAAAGCTATCCATAATAAAGGAATACTTTAATTTAACTGGAAAACCTTACATCCCTCCAAAATGGGCTTTTGGGTTTCAGCAATCAAGATGGAGTTACTTCTCTGAAGAGGAAGTTAGAAATGTAGCAAAAAAATTTAGAGAAACGGGAATTCCTTGTGACGTCATTTACACAGATATAGACTACATGGATAGTTACAAGGTTTTCACTATAAACAAAGATAAATTCCCTAACTACGAAGGGATGGTGAAAGACCTAAAAGAAATGGGAATAAAAGTTATACCGATCATAGACCCCGGGGTAAAAATAGAAAAAGACTATTCAATGTACGAAGAAGGCAAGGAAAAAGGATTTTTCTGTGTGGATGAAAACGGTAATGATTTTGTTGCAGCTGTTTGGCCAGGACCTACGCACTTTCCAAACTTTTTGAACTCAGAAGTCAGAAGATGGTGGGGCAAGAAGTATAAGCTCTTTACAGATATGGGAATAAAAGGCTTTTGGAACGATATGAACGAACCTTCAATATTTTATACCCCTAAAGGTTTAGACAATCTCATCGAACTGTTAAAAAGTTTGGAAAAAAATAAGGAAAATGCCGGTATAGAAGTTTTCTTGGCAAGAGAAACACTTTTGAAAATAGCTAATAACAGAGAAGATTATAAAAGCTTCTACCATAAATTAGACGATGGTAGTTTAATAAATCACGATATGGTTCATAACTTATACGGATTCAACATGACAAAAGCTACTGCAGATGAGTTGAAAGAGTTATGCCCGAATGAAAGATACCTGCTACTCTCAAGAAGCAGTTATCCAGGCCTCCACAGGATGGCTTCAATATGGATGGGGGATAATAAATCTTGGTGGGAACACATGATTGTTAATATAAGAATGCTGCAATCTTTAAATATGATGGGATTTTTCTATACGGGAGCTGATGTTGGTGGCTTTGGAGCTGATTCATCTGCTGAATTAGTCATAAGATGGATGGAGTTAGGAGCGTTCACACCATTTTATCGAAACCATTCTGCACTAAATACAAGGCCTCAGGAGCCTTGGCAGTTCGATGAAGAATCTTTGAACATCATGAGAGACATAGTGAGGCTCAGATACGCTTTTCTACCGTATACTTACTCAGAATATATGAACTCCGTAAAAGAATCTGTTCCATTTGTAAAACCTTTATCTTTTGTATTTGAAGGCGATAGGGTGAAAGATATAGAAGATCAGTACATGTACGGAGAATCTTTGATGGTAGCACCCGTTTATGAACAAAACAAAAAGGGAAGATATTTACACTTGCCAGAAGTGAAGTGGCTTAATTGGACAGCTTCTAAATACGAAGAAAGAAATATGAAAGTTTATGAACCGGGAGATTATTACATTGAAGCAGATTTAAATGAAATTCCTCTTTTCATAAAAGAGAATAGCTTGATACTTCTATCCGAGCCTATGAATTATGTTGGTGAAAAAGAAATTACAGAACTAACAGTCATTGGTTTGGTTAGCGATCACGCTGTTTACAATTATTATGATGACGATGGAACCACTTACAATTTCACAAAAGGAGAGTTTGGTAATTTAATAATAGATATAACAAAAGCAGACAACGATTTCAAAATAGATGTGAAATCCTACGACCCAGTAAATATTTTGAAAATAAAAAAGATCCATTTCGAAATATACGACAGTGATGGAAGTGTCATCAAAAAAGATATGATCATCGGATAGGAGGTAGATAATTAATTTATCTACCTTCTCCCACACTACAGTAGGTACCGTTGCCTTCGACTAGTGGTTCCCGCTACCTGACCCACAGCGGACTTTCACCACTTAGCTATTGCCCCATGCTGGGTGCACTAATAAAAGTCGGTAGATTCGATCTCCCGACTTTTATTATTTAAATATTACTTAAATATTACTTTAAATCTTTTTTCCTGGTCAAATACTCTTCTCTGGAAATCCGCCCCAGAGCATATTCTTGTTTGAGAATGTCTAGAGCATTATAGCTGCTGCGTTTTTTGTTTGCCCTAAACAATAGCACAACTACCGTTGCAAGCAATCCCCAGAAAAGCAAAGGTATAATCCACCAATATCCACCTAGAATACTCTGACCATAAGCACCCCACAGATAACAATATCCCATAATATACACTCCTCTCCAGAAATCTATTTACTCATGCTCCTCATAGTCAAGCCCTTTTGTCCCTACAACCTTTATTTTTTTAATCCTATTTCAAGTCTTTTATTATCTGATCAAATTCTTCCTTGCTTATTTCACCTCTAGCATAACGCTCTTTAGCGATCTCTTCAGCTCTATCAACTTGATGAGGAAAGTCATTATTATTGTTGTGATATGAACTCGAATTATCGTCATTCTTATTATTAATAAAATAAATCGCTGCTATGATAATTATTATCAAGAAAATCAAAGAAAATCCTCCCCACATCATTCCCAAACCGAATCCCATCATAATTTATCACTCCTTTCCAAATTATTGTAACTTTTTATAGCTGCATCAATTTAACCACGCACTGTTTTAAGTTTTCTAAGAATCTTTTCGTGTTTCATAAAATTGTCTCTTTTTATCCATCCCACTGGGGGAGGGTATAAGAATTATAAACGATTTTTATTACATTCAAATTAATATTGATTACCAAAGTAGTAAACCCATCGGACAAAAAATGAGGCTCTATTCATTGAAGAAAAAACAAATATTTCTTACTAGGTTAGCTATAGAAATACAAATCTTTGTTGCTAAAACTCTATTTTATGTGATACAATTAAAATACCGTGGCGGGGTATGGCTAACTTTTTATAATTTGGAAAAAGGAGTAAATCGGATGAATTCTCTTGCCATAACAAATTCTGTTAGTTTTTTAACTGCGTTTTCTGGTGGGTTATTATCATTTTTTAGCCCATGTGTTTTCCCTTTAATACCCGTTTTTTTTGCATTGGTGATCCCTGATATCTCAAACACCCCTTTGGTCATCAAAAGGAGTTTGGGTTTTTTTCTTGGCCTTTCTCTCTTTTTTGCCTTGTTAGGCAGTATTTCTGGTAGTATTGGTATGATGCTTGCAATGTATCAAAGCGTTATTAACATAGTTGCTGGTGTTTTAATAATATTATTTGGATTTCTGTTTTTGATGAATAAAAGTTTGATTTCTGCAAAGAATATAGACCTAAGAAAATACAATAAAAATAATTCCTTTTTCTCCGCCTTTTTAATTGGGATTTTAATTTCTTTAGTATGGATCCCGTGCGCAAGTCCAATATTGGCTTCGATTCTAACCTTAGCAACGACTACAGGCCAAGCATTGAGAGGAGCCCTTTTGCTTTTTGTTTATTCTCTGGGAATTTCCATCCCGTTTCTATTCTTTAGCGGTATTGTCAGTAAAATATTATCTAAAGTAACTTTAGGAGAACCTAAATGGCAAAAATCCTTGAGAATTATTGGCGGTATTGCGCTTATGGTAGTGGGGACTATGGTTTCCTTTGGGATTTTTAACAATATAAGTGTAATATAAAACGGAGGTGTGCCTTATGAAAAAATTTTTCGTTGTATCGTTATTTATTTTATCAGTAATTACAATATTTTCTGTCCCATTAGAGGAATTTGTTTTTGAAAATTTCAATGAAGCTTTCGAAGTTGCCGAATTAACAAACAAAAAAGTAGTAGTCATGTTTTCATCACCTACATGCCCAGCGTGTACTCAATTCAAAGAAACAACACTGTTGGATGAAGAGATTCAAAAATGGCTACGCACAGAATTTGTTTTTGTTGAAATCTTTCCTACCACTGAAAAAGCCACATTTCAAGGAGAAGAATATAATTATGGCCAGTTGTTTTATGCCTTTGGTGCAAGATATACACCAACCTTTGTATTCTTTGACGAACAACAAAATCCTTTTGGAGCAATCACAGGGGGATATCCAGCTGATATATTTATAGATATCCTGAAATATGTATCTTATGAAAAAAATGAAGAGATTAGCCTCGATAAATTTATAGAGGATGGATTAGGTAAAAACATACATATTCTTCCAAAAACTCTTCGTTTATCAAAAGATCAAATAGAAAGATTATTGGACTTGGATCCAAATTCCAAAGTCTAT encodes the following:
- a CDS encoding DUF4910 domain-containing protein → MIDLKDIFYEFSSRNALELIRKISGFHRAKGSLEYSKAREIIQNYLKNSTLLTFPMDKTYNTWQSPPSWNLNGGFLKYQNGKYIVSDLSLTPISAIFLSDKTDGVEKLEVFDVGKGETEEDYKNFEPGNAVLADGNPTLVYHYAIEKFNARCVLSYYMKAQDKSIGRTPNLLPDTINYTSFPSFKNKYAYGYALSYDQFQELREKLKKEKVYIEAFLDADQGTNTLEVLQENIGKDTDQPAIILTAHLCHPKPGANDNASGSALLSEVMRVLEKFQNHLNRKIIGLWVAEMYGTAAYLTTEFPKNAYVINLDMVGEDQFKTGSTLKLTPSPWAIPSFLGELLYVNLEYPAFRLSFERYSGGSDHYMFSDPNLGIPAVSLTNWPDRYYHSSDDTVDNCSKNTLDWIGKAVLKTIYDLDNMSQEVSAQVKGKIINNHFKLANVQSKLITNYVNYMTYLKLQQLSKYGDVEEELIEFFKEKIDFNLIPSQKRKIRKNIGPISDSWYNIEDIKWMNQVREKVPNFRDFLDIFLNVFELGFSKEEAILIAKAELGIEEDLKAEVEHYLQRLKEEKLIESSL
- a CDS encoding CBS domain-containing protein, whose translation is MMYVKLWQNDTFQAIEYTETLQKAFDKISSEEENLVVVRRDGTLYNLITFNDITTTFSSYGLDTKLIEILDPTDSFLFDTDLLEDALVLMLENRARVLPVVNNEMRPVGIFGLFEVLKAFKTISAIDETGTRALIKINDVPGELGKLLSIFANRKINLLSLMTAKISDEKRMISLKLGIKNIDLISDILDEENIEYEGIYEENGDKDR
- a CDS encoding M20 family metallo-hydrolase, whose amino-acid sequence is MKESIIKKVEELKEEIIESSKKFISIDSVNPRAGGPGEKEAAEWLESLIKGWNFDEIKRYDAPDDAVEYGYRPNIVATYKGQNPQRTIWFVTHMDKVPAGDIKLWETDPFQPVVKDGKIFGRGSEDNGASLISTLYAVKSIMDLKVRPKNNIALALVSDEETGSEFGIKYLLKQGLFKEGDWFYVPDAGESDGSFIEVAEKSIMWLKITTIGKQGHASMPNISINAHRAGMDFAIAADKYFHENYNLQDDLFNYPYSSFEPTKKVSNVENINTIPGTDIIYFDGRILPNYDVEQIINNLKNLSKEYENKWNVKIIIEGEHIEKSTKPTPKDHPCVEMLKESIRDLRNIEAEVGGIGGGTCAAIVRGAGFPAAVWSTIDGTAHQPNEYVKIDNLIKDTQVFAYLMNNL
- a CDS encoding SHOCT domain-containing protein, which gives rise to MMGFGLGMMWGGFSLIFLIIIIIAAIYFINNKNDDNSSSYHNNNNDFPHQVDRAEEIAKERYARGEISKEEFDQIIKDLK
- the galT gene encoding galactose-1-phosphate uridylyltransferase → MMELRKDPIIKRWVIISSERSKRPMDFKKQQPKSEDSFCPFDYGNEYSTPEEIIAFRDANSTPNSPGWWVRVVPNKFPALHSENELKKQGIGIYDQMSGYGYHEVIIETPQHNAKFADMPIDQIKEIIWAYIKRFQTIRKDKRIKYVQIFKNKGEEAGASLLHPHSQLIATPIVPITIKSEIEGSKSYYDFRERCVYCDIISQELKDKQRVVFKTDEFIVIEPYASRFPYETWLLPLKHSHDFGSLENKPTLVEDLAKTISIITKRFDKKLDDPPFNLFIHTSPFIDGVELYYHWHIEILPRLTNVAGFEWGTGFHINHVSPEQACSDLIEEKDIL
- a CDS encoding glycogen synthase, producing the protein MKIAYVSYEVSPFAKAGGLADVAGALPKYIKNAGEDIYVVMPFHKNIENNYDISKFEVVKTGLIPDSHTHKSPFSVYKSYLEGSSVVIYFIKTDSLYDSKNIYDEENIFLKTSYFCDSALKTIKECEPDTNVININDWHTSLIPVYLKTHYLQDNILKKIATILTIHNIGYQGLFNPEVLNQAGLPNYLFNMNALEYYGKVNVLKGGILFSNIINTVSPTYAKEIQSEEYGYGLEGILKVRSEDLFGILNGIDYSIYDPLKDPHIFHPIESYEDKLKNKTSLQEYLGLTKDENITLISFIGRLFEQKGIDLISKIMDLLLLNDIQFVLLGTGDKKYEEYFVTLTKLYPKKISINITFDVDLAQKIYAGSDIFLMPSKYEPCGLGQMYSMRYGTVPVVRYTGGLKDTVSEYNPKDKKGTGFGFHEYKEADLLYTLMKAIYFHQKRKDDWTNIFENCMKEDFSYEKTAKKYIELYKIALDKKRGY
- the corA gene encoding magnesium/cobalt transporter CorA, coding for MNSAKRKNLSKVGNPPGELIYTGKLEPSNAIINVFSYDQHSYNLNENVDLDLIKTLDKNQIHWIDFENVSDSNQLKAIGEIFDIHKLTLEDIINVNQRTKIEFYDSYTFLVIKLISDSSEKLEFRQLSIIIQGNIMISFSEEKNFATNLLKTQLKTNAGDIRKKDVGYLTFSLMDIVVDSYLSKLNNYISHTEEIDEKITEEIEEEHFIKIKKIKQEILRFRRFVFPLKDILFQIQKKEKGFVNESNEVYFIDLYDHTIRINESIDLLRENLNNLTEIYLSIVSNRLNEIMRILTIISTIFIPLTFIAGIYGMNFENMPELHWKFGYFLILGIMATIAVIMIIIFKKKKWF
- a CDS encoding TIM-barrel domain-containing protein — encoded protein: MFTKTQLTQYTTLYRSGKPFKTGAVIVDLESNDFQQNDTIPYFQIEEENNKINFIYKMSKEDVVYGLGETLGALNKRGKIYRFYNTDDPEHTPEKMSLYGSHPFMILDGKNTFGLFIDYPSEIIFDIGFTDKDILKITVPSKDFDLYIFDSDEKLSIIKEYFNLTGKPYIPPKWAFGFQQSRWSYFSEEEVRNVAKKFRETGIPCDVIYTDIDYMDSYKVFTINKDKFPNYEGMVKDLKEMGIKVIPIIDPGVKIEKDYSMYEEGKEKGFFCVDENGNDFVAAVWPGPTHFPNFLNSEVRRWWGKKYKLFTDMGIKGFWNDMNEPSIFYTPKGLDNLIELLKSLEKNKENAGIEVFLARETLLKIANNREDYKSFYHKLDDGSLINHDMVHNLYGFNMTKATADELKELCPNERYLLLSRSSYPGLHRMASIWMGDNKSWWEHMIVNIRMLQSLNMMGFFYTGADVGGFGADSSAELVIRWMELGAFTPFYRNHSALNTRPQEPWQFDEESLNIMRDIVRLRYAFLPYTYSEYMNSVKESVPFVKPLSFVFEGDRVKDIEDQYMYGESLMVAPVYEQNKKGRYLHLPEVKWLNWTASKYEERNMKVYEPGDYYIEADLNEIPLFIKENSLILLSEPMNYVGEKEITELTVIGLVSDHAVYNYYDDDGTTYNFTKGEFGNLIIDITKADNDFKIDVKSYDPVNILKIKKIHFEIYDSDGSVIKKDMIIG
- a CDS encoding SHOCT domain-containing protein, with translation MGYCYLWGAYGQSILGGYWWIIPLLFWGLLATVVVLLFRANKKRSSYNALDILKQEYALGRISREEYLTRKKDLK